The window TTTTAGGGGTATATCATTACAGTGCAGGTTCTTAAAGTTTAAACTTTGTACGAAAATGGTATGATATAAGTTTATAACAACTAACTCTTTCTGAAGTCTGGTTGTTCCAAATGCTTTACGTTACCATAAGTCTGTCATTGACAAATGAAAATTCTTGCATGCATCTGTGTTCCTATTTTTTGAGATCTAGCTCTTTGGTCCAATCCAACTACACTTTCATTCATCTTCTTTAAAACTTAAGGACAAAGTTGTACAATCTATAGAACAGATCTTGTTCAAGTAAGGTTGACcttccttcatcttctttttaaatattttttagtcTTTTCAGGTATGTGGTTAGGTTGGGctgaaaagaaacaaaaaaaaaaaaagcatagtCCAAGTGCACCAAGTATTGCCCTTGACAAACTCAATTTTATGTCAAATCTCGATTTTTCTTTACAATTACAGCGATTAGCTTGTGTAAGCTGCAACtggtagttaaaattatatgcTTACTGATTATATGTATTCTTTTCTTGATCATTTGTGgctagttttctagaagcctctttTTCATATACATCATTGGACGAAACTTTCTATTGATGAAATGAAAAGAGATTAATGCCCAAATTACAAATAAACAATGAAAATTTCAAATCCTTttttcatcacaaaatattgaCACGGAGTCGGAAACTATACTACGTTGTTTTTACAACTACATAGGACTTAGGAACACGTTGTTTTCTCTATACACAAGAAACCCTAAAATATGATGCATCATTTCCATCTGATTAACATAGGACTTAGGAACACATCCGTTGGGAATTTGAACCTCAccacacacacatacacacgAGATACCCTAAAATAGAACAATCCTAGTTACACCCTAAAGTAGAACAATCCTAGTTCTGTCCATAAGACATACATTTCTTGATCGTCTAACCCTAGATTCCTGTACATCATTTCCATCTGATTAACATTGACATCATCTCACTGTCCACTTGCTGCCATCCGATCACCCAGTATACAGCCTTATTCGGTTTCTGATAGGCTGGCGACATATATGGCAGTTGGACAATCTTGATCCACATTCCCTACAAGTCTGCAATGTTTGAATGTTAGTAGACGTGTATTAAAGAGGTTGCAACAAGTGGGAATGGTATAAAATATGATATGAAGAATGATCCACTGATTCGTTTTTTTGTTTATAAGCATATCATTATCTCATAATGTACATGCAGGTGACTTCTTTGAAGTAGTGAATAAATAATTGTTTAGTAGATATTAAATAGTTCGATTTCTCAACCATGTGGCCGCATCCGAAGGCCAAGTCCTTTCCCGCGGTCAAGCAAATGGGGCAGACCTGCATTTCAATTGGAAATAATGTTATTGTTCATCCAAATTTGGATGCAATAGCGAAACCCTGAATTATAGAGCAATAAGCAAACAAATGAACGTGCGCACAGTGTTTTAAATATCCCTCCCGGATACAAGCCTTGTGTGACTTTTTCCTTTATTAgcttaaaaaatcaaatttactaAGTCTGAAAGTATAGTTTTCTGAgtttgggattttttttatattttttcacTTCAACTGTTCTTTCTCTTTGTGAAGTTCTTTTTATATAGTATCAGTGCACTTCAGTAAAGATAAGTTGTATCCTCCATTCAAGCCCTGAAAGACTGTTGTGCTTTATTGCATCTTAAGCTTTAAAAAACACTGCCAGAACATACCTGACTATGTTCATCAGATGCAGAAGTTGAGGAGGTGTTGCTTGGTACAGAATTTAGTCGTGTAGGACGAGTATAACGTGTCGGTGGGGGTCGTGGCACGATATGTTTTGCTTTCACTGTCACATGTCTTGGCTCCATATCAAAAGAAGCAGAGTTAGTAGTAGTCACTAGTAAGCCAAAGCTAACCTTAGGATTGGAAGGGGGCAATATCAGAAGAGTGAGAGCTCTACCCTATAAGACCCATTTCTGTGACTGCTTTGTACTGGAAAGGAACCTCCATTAATGCAGCTAAAGCAAAAGCTGCTTCTTTTTCCGGCACGCCAATGTTTTTCGACATTATTTCAGTGAAGTTAACAAACTGTTATGTAGTTATCAGGAAGAATGCAAGATCAGAGAGTGATTCTACTGATGTTTGTGATTGAATTTAACTGAACTGATCCAAGTCATGGATTGCTTAAGAAACCTGGAAATTATCGAAATCCCGAGCTGGAATCTTGTCGTCGAACTTCTTCATGTCGTCCCAAGGACCATCTCCAACTCCAACAAGAATGATTGAAAGAGGATATGCACTGGATATTaagaacaagagaatatatcaaaatatgcAATGAGATTAGATTATGAAAATCTGaggttattattgttgttatttacCTTGCATCGACAATTGCTTTGATTGTTCTCTCCTCTTGAACGCTCAATTCACCATCGCCAACACTGGAGCTTCGAGTAACCTTTGCCAAATAAAATCAAACCCTTCCtttgtaaaattaaattaagggtaactattttaaatgataaaataattgaaaatattttctaatGCTATTTTACTTTACGATAGATTAGTAGTTTATTAATAGTTTATTAATGTTTGTAATTAATAGATATcttctatatttataaatatttcaatttattttgttatatttgaaaacaaatttttgataaattatttaatatattgttttgatgatttgaaattttaaaaacattttgtTTTCAATATTCACCCTTCTTAGTGtcatcttttattaattaattcaaaaatacTTATAGCGATTATAAATTAAGTTGTGAAGGATTATTGTAGatgaaaaattatgaaaatatttattaatatagtaaaattttaaaatctatctTGTTAGACTATCAATTATGGAAATTATGgttttacaaatatagcaaacaTTCAAAAGTATGTCGAATCAATTATggcaattataattttataattatggcaattataattttataaatataacaaaattttaaattttatatatcaatgtctatcattgatatattttaaatttttgttattttttataaatattttggttcattttgttgTATTTGAAAACTCCTCTTTCATTGTTCTCATCTGTATTAAAATTTTACTTCATGATCatcttaaattaattattaaacatTAACATCAAATACTTAAAATTGACTacttaataattaaaaaatcaaattttttatatatataaaattcaaatcCGAAGGTTAAAATACTAAACTAAAATCAAaccaaaaatatataattaaattcttagacatcaaataaaatataaactaaagTAAGCTTAAAggtaaaaaatgtattttttttttttcctttattataCAAAAATGTACCTCCACCACCTCCACCTAAAGAGAGCCAAGAGTGCATGCAAGATATTTCTGGCTAAGCTTACTCCTAGGAATAATTCTTTTGGTTAATTGTAATGGGTAATATTTTCAGGACTAACAAATAAGTGAACActatcatttttaaaaatagtaaatataacaaaatgttaATATATACGATAAACTATTGATGCTCTAATAAACTATTAATACAAATAAActttgaaaatttaatataaatttggttatatttataaattttttattggGTTATATATGCAAATACTTTGAACACGACTGCTGCACTTACCATTGTCCCAATTCTTTTAGCCATACAgaataatgaaaataatttgAAAGACAGTAAAAACAAAAGTTTAAATATGAACCTGTCCGTCAGCAACAATGAGAAGAATATGAAATTGCCCACCACTCTTCTCTACAATATCCATTGCAGCTTCAACAACAGGACCGTAAGAAGTTGGTCCTGTAAGTATAAATCACATCCATTAAAGCAATTGCTATTACAATGGTGGATAGATGGTATTCGAGTTCCATttcaaattcaatttgtaaCGAGAAGAATAACTCGTTTGTTTTTTTGAAATAAGATTCTCACCGAATCAAACACTAACCTGAAAGTTGAGCATTGGGAATTATGTTTTTGTAGCAGTCAAGAACTTCTTCAAATCCATGGCACGGCGAATTGTCGTTGTGAAAACTGAACACCATTTGATCGTGCGTTGTAGCTGTGTGTTATAGAGTGTAAAGCAATGAAATCACCAAACTAAATCAAATAATAAGtgtgttcttttctttttcttctttttttgtacGAATGAtcctttttaaaattaataaattttgacATTTTGCTTGCATCTATGTGAAAATTACAATTTTGACTCAAAAATGATGCACAACGTTCTCACTTGTTCTATTATATTATCATCAATTTATTTCTCCACGGTAAAAAATGTTCTTTTTCCTTATATCTTCTCAATTCGCTTCTCTATTGTATAAACGTTCTTGTCCAATTTTTCTCTCCCTCGACGCTCTTTATCAATCACTTAAAAAAGTGTTGCACACTGAATAGAAAGAAGGAAcgattgaaaaagaaaatgtagatagaagaaaaagagaaggaatAAGTCAATTGATAAAAAGGTTGTGGTTCGAAACTTGTAAAAAAGTAGAAACTTAGTTTCCGAACTTTGATATATAATAATGTAATTCAAATTTGTTACGTTTATTTCCTATAAACTTAGCAACAAAAACTTGAAAATACAAGGATTATATCATTACAAACTAAAGTTTAAACGTTCAATCgttacttttaaaaaaacttttagGACTAAGtgtgatttttttatttaaaaaatgcaaataaaaaaaGGGAGATAAAAATTAGAGAAGGCCAAAATTCCTTAATTTTAAAAGGGCTAATTTTCATTTGATCCCACAAAAGGGCCATCCATAGAAAAATACGAGGAGGGATTAAACAAAGGCAAAATTGCCGCCGTGGGGGGGCGGCGGAGCGTACCGTCACCGAAACCGAAGCAAGGAATTAAGCCGTCTTCATCGAAGGGAGCCAGAGTTTTCCCGATGATGGAGAGAGCCTTCTGGTAGGGATTAGGAGAATCGGAAAGGGCGTGCAAGCTCCGATTATTGAACGATACTTTACCTGCGCGCCAAACAACGGCGACGGCGGAATCGGCCGAGATTTAAGTAAGCAATTAGGAAATATGAAGAATGAGAAATGTGAATTAAGAATGTGATTGATTCGAGGACAGACCTGTCCATTCGTTGCTTTTGGTGAAATCAATTCCGACGATGAGGTTCGACGATTCTAATCCTTCTTTTCTCAATGCTGAGGTAACCTGTAGATTGAAGAAGTGAAATTGCAGTGATCGGAATTAGTCAAATGGAAATTCAAATTTCTGAAATTCGTCACAGCTTTTAAATACTTAATCATAACTGTACG is drawn from Cucumis melo cultivar AY chromosome 11, USDA_Cmelo_AY_1.0, whole genome shotgun sequence and contains these coding sequences:
- the LOC103496272 gene encoding E3 ubiquitin-protein ligase RGLG4 isoform X2, with the translated sequence MGNRVSSSAKRSDGGVKGGKTAAVGKEASVQKSDGGGGGSSRGKSLWRPGKKVDFPKKYGFIADNFSSIDQVTSALRKEGLESSNLIVGIDFTKSNEWTGKVSFNNRSLHALSDSPNPYQKALSIIGKTLAPFDEDGLIPCFGFGDATTHDQMVFSFHNDNSPCHGFEEVLDCYKNIIPNAQLSGPTSYGPVVEAAMDIVEKSGGQFHILLIVADGQVTRSSSVGDGELSVQEERTIKAIVDASAYPLSIILVGVGDGPWDDMKKFDDKIPARDFDNFQFVNFTEIMSKNIGVPEKEAAFALAALMEVPFQYKAVTEMGLIGHVTVKAKHIVPRPPPTRYTRPTRLNSVPSNTSSTSASDEHSQVCPICLTAGKDLAFGCGHMTCRECGSRLSNCHICRQPIRNRIRLYTG
- the LOC103496272 gene encoding E3 ubiquitin-protein ligase RGLG4 isoform X1, with product MPLTWLSNMGNRVSSSAKRSDGGVKGGKTAAVGKEASVQKSDGGGGGSSRGKSLWRPGKKVDFPKKYGFIADNFSSIDQVTSALRKEGLESSNLIVGIDFTKSNEWTGKVSFNNRSLHALSDSPNPYQKALSIIGKTLAPFDEDGLIPCFGFGDATTHDQMVFSFHNDNSPCHGFEEVLDCYKNIIPNAQLSGPTSYGPVVEAAMDIVEKSGGQFHILLIVADGQVTRSSSVGDGELSVQEERTIKAIVDASAYPLSIILVGVGDGPWDDMKKFDDKIPARDFDNFQFVNFTEIMSKNIGVPEKEAAFALAALMEVPFQYKAVTEMGLIGHVTVKAKHIVPRPPPTRYTRPTRLNSVPSNTSSTSASDEHSQVCPICLTAGKDLAFGCGHMTCRECGSRLSNCHICRQPIRNRIRLYTG